A stretch of Bradyrhizobium sp. AZCC 2262 DNA encodes these proteins:
- the thrC gene encoding threonine synthase, which produces MTRYISTRGEAPVLGFCDVMLTGLARDGGLYVPEVWPQLSADTIAGFFGRPYWEVAVDVIRPFTAGEISDADLGRMANEAYATFRHPAVVPLDQIGPNQFVLELFHGPTLAFKDVAMQLISRLMDHVLAKRNQRTTIVVATSGDTGGAAVDAFANLDNVDLVVLFPNGRISDVQRRMMTTTGAPNVHALAIEGTFDDCQAIVKAMFNHHDFRDAVSLSGVNSINWARIVAQVVYYFTSAVALGAPARTVDFTVPTGNFGDIFAGYVAKKMGLPVRWLRIASNVNDILPRTLKTGIYEVREVHASASPSMDIQISSNFERLLFEASRRDADSVRRLMGSLKQSGRFVLPDAMLAAIREEFDAGRADETETSAAIRAAWREAGDLVDPHTAVALAVADRDTSDSRIPNIVLSTAHPAKFPDAVEAACGVRPQLPAWLDGLMTKSEHITVMKNDSAEVERFVRSVSRAAKQGVAG; this is translated from the coding sequence TTGACGCGCTATATTTCGACACGGGGGGAGGCCCCCGTCCTGGGTTTCTGCGATGTGATGCTGACCGGGCTTGCCCGCGACGGCGGCCTCTACGTGCCCGAGGTCTGGCCGCAGCTCTCGGCCGACACCATCGCGGGATTTTTCGGCCGGCCCTATTGGGAAGTCGCGGTCGACGTGATCCGGCCGTTCACCGCGGGTGAAATCTCCGACGCCGATCTCGGGCGCATGGCGAACGAAGCCTACGCCACCTTCCGCCATCCGGCCGTCGTGCCGCTCGATCAAATCGGGCCCAATCAATTCGTGCTGGAGCTGTTCCACGGCCCGACGCTGGCGTTCAAGGACGTCGCGATGCAGTTGATCTCGCGGCTGATGGATCACGTGCTGGCCAAGCGCAACCAGCGCACCACCATCGTGGTCGCCACCTCAGGCGATACCGGCGGCGCCGCCGTCGATGCCTTTGCCAATCTCGACAATGTCGATCTGGTCGTGCTGTTCCCGAACGGGCGGATCTCCGACGTGCAGCGGCGGATGATGACGACGACGGGCGCCCCCAACGTGCATGCGCTCGCCATCGAAGGCACGTTCGACGATTGCCAGGCGATCGTGAAGGCGATGTTCAACCATCACGATTTTCGCGATGCGGTCTCGCTGTCGGGCGTCAACTCGATCAACTGGGCGCGGATCGTGGCCCAGGTCGTGTATTATTTCACGTCAGCCGTCGCGCTCGGCGCGCCTGCGCGCACGGTCGATTTCACTGTGCCGACCGGCAATTTCGGCGACATCTTCGCAGGCTATGTCGCCAAGAAGATGGGGCTGCCGGTCCGCTGGCTGCGCATCGCCTCCAACGTCAACGACATCCTGCCGCGCACGCTCAAGACCGGCATCTATGAGGTGCGCGAGGTTCACGCCTCCGCTTCGCCCTCGATGGACATCCAGATATCCTCGAATTTCGAGCGGCTGTTGTTCGAGGCGAGCCGCCGCGACGCCGACAGTGTTCGCCGCCTGATGGGCTCGCTAAAGCAGTCCGGACGTTTCGTGCTGCCGGATGCCATGCTGGCCGCGATCCGCGAGGAGTTCGATGCCGGCCGCGCCGACGAGACCGAGACGTCGGCGGCGATCCGCGCCGCCTGGCGCGAGGCCGGCGACCTCGTCGATCCCCATACCGCGGTGGCGCTGGCGGTGGCCGACCGCGACACCTCGGATTCAAGGATTCCCAATATCGTGCTGTCGACCGCGCATCCGGCCAAGTTTCCCGATGCGGTGGAAGCCGCCTGCGGCGTGCGGCCGCAATTGCCGGCGTGGCTCGACGGTCTCATGACCAAATCCGAACATATCACGGTGATGAAAAACGATTCAGCCGAAGTGGAGCGATTCGTGCGCTCGGTGAGCCGTGCCGCGAAGCAGGGAGTTGCCGGATGA
- a CDS encoding SURF1 family protein, giving the protein MTGLSSRRPAVTGFAIFTLLMVMAFAGLGIWQLQRRVEKHALIALLNERLAAAPEALPARMQWNTLTPAMDEFRRVSFTATYAPVPDAMVYSSGSAVRDDVSGPGTWAFLPTQLADGNTIVVNAGFVQNTMQDRNQQDRAVRQFVTGDPVQLTGYIRFPESAGTLTPPESAAKRLWFTRDHLAMARALGWGEAGKAVAPFYVDLETPAPESGIPKPGPLSVHLKDDHMQYAITWFTLAFAVVIAFGVWWRGQRRA; this is encoded by the coding sequence ATGACTGGTCTCTCGTCACGGCGACCGGCGGTTACCGGGTTCGCCATCTTCACGCTGCTGATGGTGATGGCCTTCGCGGGCCTCGGGATCTGGCAATTGCAGCGCCGCGTCGAGAAGCACGCGCTGATCGCCTTGCTGAACGAGCGGCTCGCCGCCGCGCCCGAGGCGCTGCCGGCACGAATGCAATGGAATACGCTGACGCCGGCCATGGACGAATTCCGCCGCGTCAGTTTTACCGCGACCTACGCGCCGGTGCCGGATGCCATGGTCTATTCTTCCGGCTCCGCGGTTCGCGACGACGTCTCCGGCCCCGGCACCTGGGCGTTCCTGCCGACGCAACTTGCCGACGGCAACACCATCGTGGTCAATGCCGGCTTCGTGCAGAACACGATGCAGGATCGCAACCAGCAGGATCGCGCCGTGAGACAGTTCGTCACCGGTGACCCGGTGCAGCTCACCGGCTATATCCGGTTTCCTGAAAGCGCGGGAACGCTGACGCCACCGGAGAGCGCTGCAAAGCGGCTCTGGTTCACCCGCGATCATCTTGCGATGGCGCGCGCGCTGGGCTGGGGCGAGGCCGGCAAGGCCGTCGCGCCGTTCTATGTCGATCTGGAAACGCCCGCGCCCGAGAGCGGCATTCCAAAACCCGGCCCGCTGTCCGTGCATCTGAAGGACGATCACATGCAATACGCCATCACCTGGTTCACGCTGGCGTTTGCGGTCGTCATCGCCTTCGGCGTGTGGTGGCGCGGGCAGCGCCGCGCCTAA
- a CDS encoding cytochrome c oxidase subunit 3 — protein MATAQVKHHDYHLVDPSPWPIVGSISAFIMAVGAISWMHHMYAAAPIVFGAGTIGVLYTMASWWGDVIREAQYKGDHTRVVQISHRYGMILFIASEVMFFVAWFWAFFNSALFPADAVHATRDAVFGCGPGTAMGACSVPGTWPPHGIETFDPWHLPLLNTLLLLTSGTTVTWAHHALLEGDRKGLKYGLILTVLLGAAFTCVQAYEYAHATFHFSGNVYGATFFMATGFHGFHVLVGTIFLLVCLFRAYAGHFTSTQHLGFEFAAWYWHFVDVVWLFLFVCIYVWFRGAGAVAGGH, from the coding sequence ATGGCTACGGCGCAAGTCAAGCATCACGACTACCACCTCGTCGATCCGAGCCCGTGGCCGATCGTCGGCTCGATCTCGGCCTTCATCATGGCGGTGGGCGCTATCAGCTGGATGCACCACATGTACGCCGCGGCGCCGATCGTCTTCGGCGCCGGCACCATCGGCGTGCTCTACACCATGGCGAGCTGGTGGGGCGACGTGATCCGCGAAGCTCAGTACAAGGGCGACCACACCCGCGTCGTGCAGATCAGCCACCGCTACGGCATGATCCTGTTCATCGCCTCCGAGGTGATGTTCTTCGTCGCCTGGTTCTGGGCCTTCTTCAATTCCGCGCTGTTCCCGGCCGATGCGGTCCACGCCACCCGCGACGCGGTGTTCGGCTGCGGTCCGGGCACGGCGATGGGCGCCTGCAGCGTGCCGGGCACCTGGCCGCCGCATGGCATCGAGACCTTCGACCCCTGGCATCTGCCGCTGCTCAACACGCTGCTGTTGCTGACCTCGGGCACCACCGTCACCTGGGCGCACCACGCGCTGCTGGAAGGCGACCGCAAGGGCCTGAAATACGGCCTGATCCTCACCGTGCTGCTCGGGGCTGCCTTCACCTGCGTGCAGGCCTATGAATACGCTCATGCGACGTTCCACTTCTCCGGCAACGTCTATGGCGCGACCTTCTTCATGGCGACCGGCTTCCACGGCTTCCACGTGCTGGTCGGCACCATCTTCCTGCTGGTCTGCCTGTTCCGCGCCTATGCCGGCCATTTCACCTCGACCCAGCATCTCGGCTTCGAATTCGCCGCCTGGTACTGGCACTTCGTCGACGTGGTGTGGCTGTTCCTGTTTGTCTGCATCTATGTCTGGTTCCGTGGCGCGGGGGCCGTGGCCGGCGGGCACTGA
- a CDS encoding trypsin-like peptidase domain-containing protein codes for MTTSSLDPLISDLRSLIGNGDIDDAFERLLNYLPTNSSNPKLYNDLLTQSGRYQMARRRQLAGTVTAEAAAVEENLIRAWLTDFIGRLPAKIERQFAPVPAAALRAKEEAPIREAIPRDRLRTMSGEKILGINNLKQISWIERGVQVCKSVCRILTPNGLGSGFMVGGGMIMTNNHVIDSREIAAESVVEFDYQQDGSGQLLPSFRYKVDPDRFHTNAGLDYTFVGLKEDPGKKALAWWGSLPLNPNADPVPTEHVSIVQHPNGGLKQIVLTANHVIATRPPLLHYMTDTMPGSSGSPVFNDTWHVIAIHHSAVETAETAQGYVNEGILMSAIKPDAGVFWPAER; via the coding sequence ATGACCACGTCATCGTTGGACCCTCTGATATCCGATCTCCGCAGCCTCATCGGCAATGGTGACATTGACGACGCGTTCGAGCGGCTGCTGAACTATCTGCCGACGAATTCGTCCAATCCCAAGCTGTACAATGACCTCCTTACGCAATCGGGGCGCTATCAGATGGCGCGTCGGCGCCAGCTCGCCGGAACGGTTACGGCCGAGGCGGCGGCTGTCGAGGAAAACCTCATCAGGGCCTGGCTGACCGATTTCATCGGCAGGCTTCCTGCAAAGATCGAACGGCAGTTTGCGCCCGTTCCCGCCGCGGCGCTGCGCGCGAAAGAGGAAGCCCCGATCCGGGAAGCGATACCTAGGGATAGACTGCGGACGATGTCGGGCGAGAAGATTCTCGGCATCAACAATCTCAAGCAAATTTCCTGGATCGAGCGCGGGGTTCAGGTTTGCAAGAGCGTCTGCCGAATTCTCACGCCGAACGGATTGGGCTCGGGCTTCATGGTGGGCGGCGGAATGATCATGACCAACAATCATGTCATTGACAGCCGTGAGATCGCGGCCGAATCGGTAGTCGAATTCGATTATCAGCAGGACGGGTCGGGCCAGCTCCTACCAAGCTTCCGCTATAAGGTTGATCCTGATCGCTTCCACACCAATGCCGGACTCGACTACACCTTCGTCGGCCTCAAGGAAGACCCCGGCAAGAAGGCCTTGGCCTGGTGGGGATCTCTGCCGCTCAATCCTAACGCCGATCCAGTTCCGACCGAACATGTCTCGATCGTACAGCACCCGAACGGCGGGCTCAAGCAGATCGTATTGACGGCGAACCACGTGATCGCGACGAGACCTCCGCTGTTGCACTACATGACCGACACCATGCCGGGCTCGAGCGGTTCGCCCGTGTTCAACGACACGTGGCATGTGATCGCCATTCACCATTCTGCCGTTGAGACTGCCGAAACAGCGCAAGGCTACGTCAACGAAGGGATACTGATGTCTGCCATCAAGCCGGATGCTGGCGTGTTCTGGCCGGCGGAGAGGTGA
- a CDS encoding histidine kinase, whose product MWERLSLRTRLLLPLGLMFVAALLAGGVSLQIFANAQLMEETEPTARSARAVAAALNGTLRTSSDPQATLDAFVQSLGASEAIRFRHVGTDLDGHLPEVQTPLGAVPDWFVRLLIIPESRPAFPVMIEGRQVGDIVVAPDMSADIYEKWIGFLAIACSGITLMLLTGVIAHFAARSALRPLQSLGDGLTRMRTGDYEQPIAPAGPPEIRKSAREANELARTLNRLSQDNRSLLRRIVSLQDDERQDMARELHDELGPLLFGIRANTVVLLESIPSGEAELISAAEGILRSVETLQQANRRILDRLRPLYIQELGLERSIQTLLQNVKAQAPDLKVTSQIDTDLNEVDGLLSQTIYRVIQEAVTNVLRHAKANAMHVAAGINDREVIVEISDDGIGFPADRMFGRGLTGMLERARALSGSLELLREGGRTCVRCRLPAGDSAAHARGARPTQG is encoded by the coding sequence ATGTGGGAAAGGCTTTCTCTTCGAACGCGGTTATTGCTGCCGCTCGGCCTGATGTTCGTGGCCGCTTTGCTGGCCGGAGGCGTTTCGCTCCAGATCTTTGCCAATGCGCAACTTATGGAAGAAACCGAACCGACCGCTCGCTCGGCCAGGGCCGTTGCGGCTGCGCTCAACGGCACGCTTCGGACCTCCAGCGATCCGCAAGCGACGCTGGATGCGTTCGTGCAATCGCTGGGAGCCTCCGAAGCAATCCGGTTTCGGCACGTCGGGACCGACCTCGATGGTCATCTTCCCGAGGTGCAGACCCCCTTGGGAGCGGTGCCTGACTGGTTCGTTCGCCTCCTCATCATACCCGAATCCAGACCTGCCTTCCCCGTGATGATCGAGGGAAGGCAGGTCGGCGATATTGTCGTTGCGCCCGACATGTCCGCCGACATCTACGAGAAGTGGATCGGATTTCTGGCGATCGCCTGCTCCGGTATCACCCTGATGCTGTTGACGGGGGTCATCGCCCATTTCGCCGCGCGTTCCGCATTGCGACCGCTGCAAAGTCTGGGCGACGGCCTGACCCGAATGCGAACGGGCGATTACGAGCAGCCGATTGCGCCCGCCGGGCCGCCCGAGATCCGCAAGAGCGCGCGGGAAGCCAACGAACTCGCCCGCACCCTCAACCGCCTCAGCCAGGACAATCGCAGCCTGCTGCGCCGGATCGTGTCGCTGCAGGACGACGAGCGGCAGGATATGGCGCGCGAGCTGCATGACGAACTCGGGCCGCTGTTGTTCGGAATCCGCGCCAACACGGTGGTGCTGCTGGAATCCATCCCGTCCGGCGAGGCGGAGTTGATTAGCGCCGCCGAGGGCATTCTGCGGTCGGTCGAAACATTGCAGCAGGCGAACCGCCGCATCCTCGACCGGCTGCGGCCGCTCTACATCCAGGAGCTCGGCCTCGAGAGGAGCATCCAGACGCTGCTGCAGAACGTGAAGGCGCAGGCGCCTGATCTCAAGGTGACGTCGCAGATCGACACTGATCTGAACGAGGTCGACGGCTTGCTGTCACAGACAATCTATCGCGTGATCCAGGAGGCGGTGACAAACGTGCTTCGCCACGCCAAGGCGAACGCGATGCACGTCGCCGCCGGGATCAACGACCGCGAGGTGATCGTGGAAATATCCGACGACGGCATCGGCTTTCCAGCCGACCGGATGTTCGGCCGCGGATTGACGGGAATGCTGGAGCGCGCCCGGGCGCTGAGCGGGTCGCTTGAACTGCTGCGCGAAGGAGGCCGCACCTGCGTTCGTTGCCGGCTTCCCGCCGGAGATTCCGCCGCACATGCGCGCGGCGCAAGACCGACCCAAGGCTAA
- a CDS encoding lipoprotein-releasing ABC transporter permease subunit encodes MENVPRPLPFSAFEWLVSGRYLRARRREGFISVIAGFSFLGIMLGVATLIIVMAVMNGFRKELIDKIVGMNGHLVLQPIESPLTDWQDVTERISQVPGIRLAVPVVDGPALASSAHNASGVLVRGIRADDLNKLASIASNIQQGSLDAFEQGQGVAIGRRLADQLSLRAGDNITLVAPDGAVTSKAVAPRIKPYRVAAVFSIDMSEYDSVMVFLPLAEAQAYFNRADDVSAIEVFIEASPDKVDSFRRPVADAAGRPVFLVDWRRRTSAFFAALQVERNVMFLILALIVLVAALNIVSGLIMLVKDKGSDIAILRTVGASRGSIMRVFLIAGAAIGVLGTLTGLVVGMLICLNIESIRQFLSWITNTELFPPKLYFLSKLPAEIDFGETAAVVVMALTLSFLATLYPSWRAARLDPVDALRYE; translated from the coding sequence ATGGAGAATGTCCCGCGCCCCCTGCCGTTCTCGGCATTCGAATGGCTGGTATCCGGGCGCTACTTGCGGGCGCGCCGCAGGGAAGGCTTCATCTCCGTCATTGCCGGTTTCTCGTTCCTCGGCATCATGCTCGGCGTTGCGACGCTGATTATCGTGATGGCCGTCATGAACGGCTTCCGCAAGGAATTGATCGACAAGATCGTCGGCATGAACGGCCATCTTGTGCTGCAACCCATCGAGTCGCCGCTGACGGATTGGCAAGACGTCACTGAGCGCATCAGTCAGGTTCCAGGCATACGGCTTGCCGTTCCCGTGGTGGACGGTCCGGCGCTGGCATCATCGGCGCACAATGCCTCTGGCGTACTCGTTCGCGGCATTCGCGCCGACGATCTCAACAAGCTCGCCTCGATCGCCAGCAACATCCAGCAGGGTTCGCTGGACGCATTTGAGCAGGGACAAGGGGTCGCCATCGGACGCAGGCTTGCCGATCAATTGTCGCTGCGTGCCGGCGACAACATCACGCTGGTCGCGCCTGACGGCGCTGTGACATCGAAAGCCGTTGCGCCGCGTATCAAGCCTTACAGGGTTGCGGCGGTGTTCAGCATCGACATGTCGGAATATGATTCCGTGATGGTTTTTCTGCCGCTCGCCGAGGCGCAGGCCTACTTCAATCGCGCCGATGACGTGAGCGCGATCGAAGTTTTCATCGAAGCCAGCCCCGACAAGGTCGACAGCTTCCGACGGCCGGTGGCAGACGCCGCCGGGCGGCCGGTGTTTCTTGTCGACTGGCGGCGGCGTACCTCGGCCTTTTTCGCCGCGCTTCAGGTCGAGCGCAACGTCATGTTTCTGATCCTGGCCTTGATCGTGCTGGTCGCCGCGCTGAATATCGTCTCGGGCCTGATCATGCTCGTGAAGGACAAGGGCAGCGATATCGCCATTCTGCGCACCGTGGGCGCCTCGCGGGGATCGATCATGCGGGTGTTCCTGATCGCGGGTGCTGCAATCGGCGTTTTGGGCACGCTGACCGGGCTTGTCGTCGGCATGCTGATTTGCCTGAATATCGAATCGATCCGGCAATTCCTGTCCTGGATCACCAACACTGAATTGTTTCCGCCAAAACTCTACTTTCTGTCGAAGCTGCCGGCGGAGATCGATTTTGGCGAGACCGCCGCCGTCGTGGTCATGGCGTTGACGCTGTCATTCCTCGCGACGCTCTATCCATCGTGGCGCGCGGCGCGGCTCGATCCGGTCGACGCGCTTCGATATGAGTAG
- a CDS encoding response regulator transcription factor, whose translation MQNTTRSATRVLIVDDHPVVLSGCRSLFASDNSVKIDEATDAKSGHRAYVAKRPDVTVIDIKLPDVSGFELMRRIRKDDPDARIIMFSMNDDPAFVVRAIEMGAQGYVSKGDDPRMLVKAVRKVAAGDNFISPQLAEAVTFSGASIKANPASQMTARELEILRLLGRGDKIVEVADALEISYKTVANTTSLLKQKLGAKNHSDLIRIAVEMGLG comes from the coding sequence ATGCAAAATACTACCAGATCGGCAACGCGGGTGTTGATCGTCGACGACCACCCGGTGGTCCTGTCGGGTTGCCGGTCGCTGTTTGCGTCGGACAATTCCGTGAAGATCGACGAGGCCACCGACGCCAAGTCCGGCCACCGCGCCTATGTGGCGAAGCGGCCCGACGTCACGGTGATCGATATCAAGCTTCCGGACGTCTCCGGCTTCGAACTGATGCGGCGCATCCGCAAGGACGATCCGGACGCCAGGATCATCATGTTCAGCATGAATGACGATCCGGCGTTCGTGGTTCGCGCGATCGAGATGGGCGCGCAGGGCTATGTCTCGAAGGGCGACGATCCAAGGATGCTGGTGAAGGCCGTCCGCAAGGTGGCGGCGGGAGACAATTTCATTTCGCCGCAACTGGCGGAGGCGGTGACGTTTTCGGGTGCTTCGATCAAGGCCAATCCGGCGTCACAAATGACGGCGCGCGAGCTGGAAATCCTGCGGCTGTTGGGCCGCGGCGACAAGATCGTCGAAGTCGCCGATGCGCTGGAGATTTCCTACAAGACGGTGGCCAACACCACCTCGCTGCTCAAGCAGAAGCTCGGCGCCAAGAATCACTCGGACCTGATCCGGATCGCGGTGGAGATGGGGCTCGGCTGA
- a CDS encoding M16 family metallopeptidase has translation MSVDVTKLPSGLTVVTDTMPHLETAALGVWAGVGGRDEKPNEHGISHLLEHMAFKGTTKRSSREIVEEIEAVGGDLNAGTSTETTAYYARVMKADVPLALDVLSDILANPSFVPDELEREKSVIVQEIGAAQDTPDDVVFEHLNELCFPDQPMGRSLLGTAKTLKNFDRDMLRGYLSTHYRGPDMVVAAAGAVDHKRVVEEVAQRFAGFDATSAPKPVPAMFGKGGSRVVHRDLEQAHLTLALEGVPQTDLSLFSLQVFTNTLGGGMSSRLFQEVREKRGLCYSIYTFHAPYSDTGFFGLYTGTDPGDAPEMMEVIVDVINDAVETLTEAEIARAKAQMKAGLLMALESCSSRAEQLARHVLAYGRPQTVEELVARIDAVSVESTRNAAHALLSRSRPAVVALGSGRGLDTAVGFAEGLTRSKAKTLLH, from the coding sequence ATGAGCGTTGACGTAACCAAGCTGCCGTCCGGCCTGACCGTCGTTACAGACACCATGCCGCATCTGGAAACCGCTGCGCTTGGCGTCTGGGCTGGTGTCGGCGGCCGCGACGAAAAGCCGAACGAGCACGGCATCTCGCATCTTCTCGAACACATGGCCTTCAAGGGCACGACCAAGCGTTCCTCGCGCGAGATCGTGGAGGAAATCGAGGCGGTCGGCGGCGATCTCAACGCCGGAACCTCGACCGAAACCACCGCCTATTACGCGCGGGTGATGAAGGCCGACGTGCCGCTCGCGCTCGACGTACTCTCCGACATCCTCGCCAATCCGTCCTTCGTGCCTGACGAACTCGAGCGCGAGAAGAGCGTCATCGTGCAGGAAATCGGCGCGGCGCAGGATACGCCTGATGACGTCGTGTTCGAGCACCTCAACGAACTCTGCTTTCCGGACCAGCCGATGGGTCGTTCGCTGCTGGGCACCGCCAAGACGCTGAAGAATTTTGATCGCGACATGCTGCGCGGCTACCTCTCGACGCACTACCGCGGCCCCGATATGGTGGTGGCCGCCGCCGGCGCCGTCGACCACAAGCGCGTGGTGGAGGAAGTGGCGCAAAGATTTGCCGGCTTCGACGCCACGTCCGCGCCGAAGCCGGTGCCGGCGATGTTCGGCAAGGGCGGCTCGCGCGTGGTGCACCGCGACCTCGAACAGGCGCATCTGACGCTGGCGCTCGAAGGCGTGCCGCAGACCGATCTGTCGCTGTTCTCGCTGCAGGTGTTCACCAACACGCTCGGCGGCGGGATGTCGTCGCGGCTGTTCCAGGAAGTGCGCGAGAAGCGCGGCCTGTGCTATTCGATCTACACCTTCCACGCGCCCTATTCCGACACCGGCTTTTTCGGCCTCTATACCGGCACCGATCCCGGCGACGCGCCGGAGATGATGGAAGTCATCGTCGACGTCATCAATGATGCCGTGGAAACCCTCACCGAAGCCGAGATCGCCCGCGCCAAGGCGCAGATGAAGGCGGGGCTGTTGATGGCGCTGGAAAGCTGCTCCTCCCGGGCCGAACAGCTGGCGCGGCACGTGCTGGCCTATGGACGGCCGCAGACGGTGGAAGAGCTGGTGGCCAGGATCGATGCGGTCAGCGTCGAATCGACCCGCAATGCCGCGCATGCGCTGCTGTCCCGCAGCCGGCCGGCGGTTGTCGCGCTTGGCAGCGGCAGGGGGCTGGACACGGCGGTGGGTTTTGCGGAAGGATTGACGAGGTCGAAGGCGAAGACGCTGCTGCATTGA
- a CDS encoding GNAT family N-acetyltransferase: MALFRLPTSGPAALVPRGHGLLLRAPQMSDFPQWAQLREQSRAYLTPWEPIWPSDDLTRAGFRRRLRRYVEDIAADRSYPFIVFRESDGTMIGGITLANVRRGIVQAGTIGYWVGEPHAGRGYMTEALRVLLPTLFGELNLHRIEAACIPSNSPSIRVLEKCGFTREGLARRYLCINGVWQDHLLFGLLHEDFRG, translated from the coding sequence ATGGCCCTGTTTCGTTTGCCAACCAGCGGACCAGCCGCGCTCGTGCCTCGCGGCCACGGCCTGCTGCTGCGCGCCCCGCAAATGTCGGATTTCCCGCAATGGGCGCAATTGCGCGAACAAAGCCGCGCCTATCTCACGCCGTGGGAGCCGATCTGGCCGTCGGACGACCTGACCCGCGCCGGTTTTCGCCGCCGGTTGCGCCGCTACGTCGAAGATATCGCCGCCGACCGCTCCTATCCGTTCATCGTCTTCCGCGAGTCCGACGGCACCATGATCGGCGGCATCACGCTCGCCAATGTCCGTCGCGGCATCGTGCAGGCCGGCACCATCGGCTATTGGGTCGGCGAGCCCCATGCCGGCCGCGGCTACATGACCGAGGCGCTGCGGGTGCTGCTGCCGACGCTGTTCGGCGAGCTCAACCTGCACCGCATCGAGGCCGCCTGCATTCCCTCCAATTCGCCCTCGATCCGGGTGCTGGAGAAATGCGGCTTCACCCGCGAGGGACTGGCGCGGCGCTATCTCTGCATCAACGGCGTCTGGCAGGACCATCTGCTGTTCGGCCTGCTGCATGAGGATTTCCGCGGCTGA
- a CDS encoding nuclear transport factor 2 family protein: MADDFDQLALVVDWLDACRKRDLLALLDLYADDARSECQCGEGKVSEGRAELESYWRPRLDASAPTAFGLEEITPTSEGVVLDYLSHDGEPVRIAFTFSRDAKILRTACAPAGQALPALRIRLTDR; encoded by the coding sequence TTGGCTGATGATTTCGATCAGTTAGCGTTGGTGGTCGACTGGCTGGACGCGTGCCGGAAGCGCGACCTCTTGGCATTGCTCGACCTCTATGCCGACGACGCGAGGTCTGAATGCCAGTGCGGTGAGGGCAAGGTCAGCGAAGGCCGCGCCGAACTCGAATCCTACTGGCGGCCGCGCCTCGATGCGTCCGCACCCACCGCATTCGGGCTGGAGGAAATCACGCCGACCTCTGAGGGCGTCGTGCTCGATTATCTGAGCCACGACGGCGAGCCGGTCCGCATCGCGTTCACCTTTTCACGTGATGCCAAGATCCTGCGGACCGCCTGCGCCCCCGCGGGGCAGGCGTTGCCGGCCTTGCGGATCAGGCTGACTGACCGTTAG
- a CDS encoding DUF983 domain-containing protein → MTPEQSTTVTQSALRGIACRCPRCGKGKLYAGFLNLRPNCEACGLDYTFIDAGDGPAIFIIMLAGAVVVTAALIVEIKYQPPFWLHAALWLPLIIATTLLPLRAMKSLLIALQFHHKAAPGRLIDREPK, encoded by the coding sequence ATGACGCCTGAGCAATCAACTACCGTCACCCAGAGCGCACTCCGCGGCATCGCCTGTCGCTGCCCGCGTTGCGGCAAGGGCAAGCTCTATGCGGGCTTTCTCAACCTGCGTCCGAATTGCGAAGCGTGCGGGCTCGACTACACCTTCATCGACGCCGGCGATGGCCCGGCCATCTTCATTATCATGCTGGCGGGCGCCGTCGTCGTCACCGCCGCCCTGATCGTTGAAATCAAGTATCAGCCGCCGTTCTGGCTGCATGCGGCGTTGTGGCTGCCGCTGATCATCGCGACCACGCTGCTGCCGCTGCGCGCGATGAAATCGCTGCTGATAGCGCTGCAGTTTCATCACAAGGCGGCGCCCGGCCGGCTGATCGACCGCGAGCCGAAATGA